A window of the Miscanthus floridulus cultivar M001 chromosome 14, ASM1932011v1, whole genome shotgun sequence genome harbors these coding sequences:
- the LOC136505735 gene encoding pentatricopeptide repeat-containing protein At2g46050, mitochondrial-like: MSDEATARRTVSSGTNEMRRDLLALLLRASSISVSGGARHHRRACAARTLHPLALKSGRASETRVATVLAVAYARSGLVAHARRVFDETPPLRRDLVLCNAMVSCYAAHGFPRQAWALFAALRRSGALAPDGFTFSALLRPPPPRRHPDDAVDVRVLLAMGALAHGLVLRLGLLADVVVATALLDMYAKCGRVDEARLVFDAMAVRNVVSWNAMVVCYGRVGGGGKDAVELFRRMLRDGSCCPDELTLASVLSSCASMAAANEVTQVHAHAVKRGLHGFLQVANAVITAYGKAGFVREAMQTFAMVCNPDVVSWSSMISSYAYLGLSKDAVHVFERMIQQGVQPDGIAFLGVLSACSHAGLIEEGLHYFLMMTRGSSIDPNPQHLACLVDLLGRAGRIEDAYKIVTRLSCERNADIVGAFLGACKMRGKIELAKWAADRLLCLEPSEAVNYLLMSNAFAAAGAWSELAKVRSVMRHRCGSKVPGCSWIEIGGMVRTFVSNDVVLHQSTEMQQMMQLTISEARKEWNEDTTCDDPILVREYR, from the coding sequence ATGAGCGATGAAGCCACCGCCCGCCGCACTGTCAGCTCTGGAACGAATGAGATGCGGCGCGACCTCCTTGCCCTGCTACTCCGCGCCAGCTCCATCTCCGTCTCCGGCGGCGCCCGCCACCACCGGCGCGCCTGCGCAGCGCGGACGCTCCACCCGCTGGCCCTCAAGTCCGGGCGAGCCTCGGAGACCCGCGTGGCGACCGTGCTCGCCGTGGCGTACGCGCGGTCGGGCCTGGTCGCGCACGCGCGCCGCGTGTTCGACGAAACACCGCCGCTGCGCAGGGACTTGGTCCTCTGCAATGCCATGGTCTCCTGCTACGCCGCCCACGGCTTCCCGCGCCAGGCCTGGGCGCTCTTCGCCGCCTTGCGCCGCTCCGGGGCGCTCGCCCCCGACGGGTTCACCTTCAGCGCCCTGctccgtccgccgccgccgcgccgccacccCGACGATGCCGTCGACGTCCGGGTGCTGCTCGCGATGGGAGCCCTGGCGCATGGCCTCGTGCTCAGGCTGGGTCTCCTCGCGGACGTGGTGGTCGCCACCGCGCTGCTCGACATGTACGCCAAGTGCGGCCGGGTCGACGAGGCGCGCTTGGTGTTCGACGCTATGGCGGTCAGGAACGTCGTGTCCTGGAACGCGATGGTTGTCTGCTACGGCCGGGTTGGTGGTGGAGGCAAGGACGCCGTTGAGCTGTTCCGGCGGATGCTGAGAGACGGGAGCTGCTGCCCGGATGAGCTCACGCTTGCCAGCGTGCTAAGCTCGTGCGCCAGCATGGCGGCAGCAAACGAGGTCACTCAGGTTCATGCTCATGCCGTAAAGAGGGGTCTGCACGGGTTTCTGCAGGTGGCCAACGCTGTTATCACGGCTTATGGCAAGGCCGGTTTTGTTCGAGAGGCAATGCAAACGTTTGCTATGGTCTGCAACCCAGATGTAGTTTCGTGGTCCTCTATGATTTCGTCTTACGCATACCTTGGACTCTCTAAGGACGCAGTTCATGTGTTTGAGAGAATGATCCAACAAGGCGTACAGCCTGATGGCATTGCCTTCCTTGGAGTTCTTTCTGCCTGTAGCCATGCTGGTCTTATTGAAGAAGGCTTACACTATTTCCTTATGATGACGAGGGGCTCCAGCATCGATCCAAATCCACAGCATCTTGCTTGTCTGGTTGATCTCTTAGGGAGAGCTGGTAGGATTGAAGATGCTTACAAGATTGTTACAAGACTTTCTTGCGAGAGAAACGCTGATATTGTTGGAGCTTTTCTTGGTGCTTGTAAGATGCGGGGCAAAATCGAGTTGGCAAAGTGGGCCGCTGATAGGCTTTTATGCCTGGAACCAAGTGAGGCAGTAAATTATCTGCTTATGTCCAATGCATTTGCTGCTGCAGGAGCTTGGAGTGAGCTTGCAAAAGTAAGAAGTGTGATGAGACACAGGTGTGGCAGCAAGGTTCCTGGCTGTAGCTGGATAGAGATAGGTGGAATGGTTCGGACATTTGTCTCCAACGATGTGGTGCTCCATCAGTCGACTGAAATGCAACAAATGATGCAGCTTACTATTTCAGAAGCACGAAAAGAGTGGAACGAAGACACAACTTGTGATGATCCAATTTTAGTTCGAGAATATCGGTGA